The DNA segment GACACAATTTGAGTACCGTCATGGGCTTGGGTTTGTGCCTTTTCAGCAAAATCATTCGCCCGCTGGGCGCTAATCGCCATTTCTTGGCTCGTCTGTGCCATTTGGGTGGCGGCCGTGGCCACTGAGTCGATTTGTTGTTTCTGCGATGACACCGAAGATACCGCTAAATCACACACTTGGCGCGCATCCATCACCCCTGTGCCCACCTCTTGGGTTAAGTTGCGAGTGTGCAGTAACATCTGCTGCACCTTTTCGGCAAAGCGGTTGAAGGCATCACCCAGCTTGCCTAACTCATCCTCGCGCTCCATTAAAATGCGTTGGGATAAATCGCTATCACCTTCGGCAATGTCTTCCATCGCATCGAGCAATTTGCCGAGCTGGCGTCTAAAGGGCAATAACATCAACCATACTGTGATGCCGACCAACAGCATAATCCCTAAGGCAACAAAACAGGCATTCCAAAAGGCTTCGGTCACTGGCGCTTCAATCACCTCATGGGGCAACATAAAGGCTAAGTGCCATTTTTGCTTAGGATAATCACCGCCCACGGACACAAAGGTTACCCGCTGCGGCACACCGTTAAAGGTGACTTCGGCAAAGCCCTGCGCTTCGCGCTGCATTTGCTGTCTTAAGGCGGTAAAACCTGAGGTGTCCTTAAACTGGCTATCGATTTGATTCGCAAGTGAGCCCGGCGGGAATTTATCTGAGAATCCAGGGAAATAAACCAGCTTACCTTCATCTGTCATCAGGAAGGCTTGGCCATAGTTGCGGTATTTGATTGGCGCTAACAGGGTTTTACCAATGGTATCAATGAGAATATCCATACCACCAATCCCGATGAGTTCACCATTGGCACCATAGACTGGGGTTTTAACCGTGGCTGAAATAGATCCATCGTTGGCATCGACCGCAGGATCGCCCACAAACAAGCTGCGCTGATCGATAGCCTCCTGCCACCAAGGACGCTTGTTAGTGTAGTAGTTTGGATCGCCATCGAAACGGCCATTAAGGTCGAAATACTCGAAGGTATTCGCCGAGCCAAAGAACACTGACTTCACATCGCTATCACGGTCGGAGAACGAGCGGAAATAGCGAATAATATCTTGGTACTGTTGATCGTTGGCTAAGTTACTGCCACGGGCATGATATTGGCTAAACCAATGGATAAGCCCAGGCTCGGCAAAAACCGAGTGGATCACTTGTCCCTTGGCAACAAAGTAACCACCAATCTCATTGGCCTTGAGAGCCACAAGCGCCGAAATGTCCGCATCCACTTGCTTACGTGTGTTATTACTTTCTTTATTCACGAGCAAAGCGGCAACTAAAGTAAGAAGTACAGCGAGGGCACCGACGATAGTTACCACTAACTGCAAACTAAGAGAACGTTTTATATATCTCATCCATCTTCCCGTCTGGTTAACCAACCACTTAACAAAAAAGCCTGCAAAAACAGTTTCACACGGTAACAATTTTTACTAGCCAACAACAGCCGAAATGATGATAAAAAACGTAAACAAGTATTTGTAAAGAATAGACATTAGCAAAATAACAGGAATCGCTAAACAATCGACATCCATCAGAAGATCCCATTGCGATAGCGATTTTTTACAGAGTGTTAGACTAAATACTCAAAATCCAAAAACAAAGGCCAGTCATTTAGTGACTGGCCTTTGTGCTTAAGCTGCGTAAGCGGGCGTGGTTACATCTTAGTTTGCAGATAATTCGGTAAACCAATTCGGTCAATCAAACCGAGTTGTTTTTCTAACCAATACATGTGGTCAGATTCGGTGTCATCAAGTAACACTTCTAAGATCTCACGGGTTTGATAATCTTTTTTCGACTCACACAGGGCAATCACCTTACGCAAATCATCGGCGACCTTATACTCATAGGCCAAATCGTTACGCAGCATCTCTTCAACGTTTGAACCAATGTTGAGCGCTTCCCGCGCGGCCACATTCGGCACGCCTTCGAGGAATAAAATACGCTGTACCAGTTTGGCCGCATGACCTTTTTCATCATCCGACTCATGGGCAATACGCTCATAAAGTTCGTTCAGGCCCCAGTCTTCATACATATGGGCATGCACAAAATACTGATCCATCGCCGATAACTCTCCCGTTAGGAGACGATTCAACGCGTCGATGACCTCTTTATCACCTTTCATATTCAGCTCCTATGACTCACTAATTTGCGATTGAAGATAGTTTTGAATGCCAGTTAAGCTAATCAGCTCCTGCTGTGACTCGAGCCAATCTAAGTGCTCTTCTTCATCTTCAAGGATATCTTCGAGCAGATCGCGGCTCACATAATCCTGCTCCGCCTCGCAGAGGCTAATGGCATCCCGTAACAGTGTGAGTTGTTCCTGCACCAT comes from the Shewanella seohaensis genome and includes:
- a CDS encoding methyl-accepting chemotaxis protein — its product is MRYIKRSLSLQLVVTIVGALAVLLTLVAALLVNKESNNTRKQVDADISALVALKANEIGGYFVAKGQVIHSVFAEPGLIHWFSQYHARGSNLANDQQYQDIIRYFRSFSDRDSDVKSVFFGSANTFEYFDLNGRFDGDPNYYTNKRPWWQEAIDQRSLFVGDPAVDANDGSISATVKTPVYGANGELIGIGGMDILIDTIGKTLLAPIKYRNYGQAFLMTDEGKLVYFPGFSDKFPPGSLANQIDSQFKDTSGFTALRQQMQREAQGFAEVTFNGVPQRVTFVSVGGDYPKQKWHLAFMLPHEVIEAPVTEAFWNACFVALGIMLLVGITVWLMLLPFRRQLGKLLDAMEDIAEGDSDLSQRILMEREDELGKLGDAFNRFAEKVQQMLLHTRNLTQEVGTGVMDARQVCDLAVSSVSSQKQQIDSVATAATQMAQTSQEMAISAQRANDFAEKAQTQAHDGTQIVSRATEGMKALSVQVIEAAKVIKELRSRSEQIGEVLSVIRNIADQTNLLALNAAIEAARAGEQGRGFAVVADEVRTLASRTQDSTANIQGIIQTLQQSALQAEQVMESGVEQARVGQDLTTQVEQALSDIASAIVSIQQQTVEITVAIGQQAVVAEEVAQNVVSVRGLSDQSLLSSQDLSQSLQGFEQATHELTRNIGQFKI
- the bfr gene encoding bacterioferritin, with product MKGDKEVIDALNRLLTGELSAMDQYFVHAHMYEDWGLNELYERIAHESDDEKGHAAKLVQRILFLEGVPNVAAREALNIGSNVEEMLRNDLAYEYKVADDLRKVIALCESKKDYQTREILEVLLDDTESDHMYWLEKQLGLIDRIGLPNYLQTKM